One Pagrus major chromosome 15, Pma_NU_1.0 DNA window includes the following coding sequences:
- the map10 gene encoding microtubule-associated protein 10: MSERENGDNLETLFSFEFLVECIRIEKESKVSDELAVGVRLLDFPTLLIYQPQQSSEGTNHGKNQQGEYTFNRGKSCFFKMNLSSLHTQLSNSPLYAMVLDVKEEIPKLVGTSLVSLAKVMDRIRQDVTEHGASTSSSHGERGLVGMSNLMGDRIGSISLSYKLLSLGVNLLPHTTDSRGLKGTSVHVEQHVQENIITELSSPHCGDVCPPTLDKSDVSIQNNKPSNEDTSINEDKQEDGVCVDLQAEQKPTSERRQPLKETENSFEEDLTTFCPPHLFYSNSAEERRKNEGGECKLLNLDSEGFTFEETYSEEECENKTEDTSSPTINPRGRHDVKTPRNREASGPTPNVLGEALQQLPLLNALLVELSQLNHQNPQQPLSIHPNLAWIYRPASTEHSEQKAQTKSLQKTRQGTSPHLKHLHPPRNCSTPVSRPASAKVKGKQEEMSRSSSTSVRKKLVYGTTKAFNLRLKQVSPLRVKRRECMDLIHNETQSSMAKEKTKASNKITKSSKRKTALKQSFRLNENVETMIQGITVESALKETITLKQKNLHGKVYGKQDRHSSRMSEKSSLSERSLKCIHIPCVDVPPNKDENKHHSESSQSQSESDRHTDKIESSRSSRHSSPKSSFSDSSGEENEEADYADDFNSLEPSDALSPDPASSPEPSRAKTPRSPVRLDLCNSDPGFQGLQRRGVLPMPVKAPRSPQRALRGTHIIRPRTHASALSFSSDDAASLQTTCSRKQMTESGGVERSSGADSFISSRGQMSESTKNSSPVRGFSAESISSFEPQEAEELEDELRSLDFRKEYQHISKLVANKLPGYTM, encoded by the coding sequence ATGTCGGAACGAGAAAATGGCGATAACCTGGAGActctgttttcatttgagtTCTTGGTGGAGTGTATAAGAATCGAGAAAGAAAGTAAAGTGTCCGACGAGCTGGCTGTCGGTGTGCGGCTGCTGGATTTTCCAACGCTGCTCATTTATCAGCCTCAGCAGAGCAGTGAAGGCACTAACCATGGAAAGAATCAGCAGGGGGAATACACCTTTAACAGGGGCAAGTCTTGTTTCTTCAAAATGAACCTGAGCTCACTGCACACCCAGCTATCTAACAGCCCTCTCTACGCCATGGTGTTGGATGTGAAAGAGGAAATTCCCAAATTAGTTGGGACATCACTCGTCTCCCTGGCCAAAGTGATGGACAGGATCAGGCAGGATGTGACTGAACATGGTGCTTCTACTTCCTCGTCTCATGGTGAAAGAGGGCTGGTTGGTATGAGCAACCTCATGGGGGACAGAATTGGATCCATTTCCCTGAGTTACAAGCTGCTAAGTCTGGGAGTTAATTTACTACCACATACCACAGACAGCAGGGGTCTTAAAGGCACCAGCGTACACGTAGAACAACATGTACAAGAAAACATAATTACAGAATTATCGTCTCCTCACTGTGGGGATGTCTGTCCACCCACGCTGGACAAGTCTGATGTTAGcatccaaaacaacaaaccatcAAATGAGGATACCTCAATAAATGAGGATAAACAGGAAGACGGTGTTTGTGTCGACTTGCAGGCTGAACAGAAGCCAACAAGCGAAAGACGTCAGCCACTcaaagaaactgaaaacagtttTGAAGAAGATTTAACTACATTTTGTCCGCCACATCTCTTCTACAGTAATTCTGCAGAGGAAAGACGCAAAAATGAAGGAGGGGAATGCAAATTACTGAATCTAGACTCTGAGGGTTTTACATTTGAAGAAACATACTCAGAGGAGGagtgtgaaaataaaactgaagatACAAGTTCTCCAACAATCAACCCGAGAGGAAGACATGATGTAAAAACGCCAAGAAACCGAGAAGCAAGTGGGCCGACTCCAAATGTCCTCGGGGAAGCTTTACAACAGTTGCCTCTACTGAATGCTCTTCTTGTTGAGCTGTCACAGTTGAATCACCAGAACCCACAACAGCCGTTGTCTATTCATCCTAACCTAGCTTGGATTTACAGGCCTGCTTCCACAGAGCATTCAGAACAAAAGGCACAAACTAAATCATTGCAGAAAACCAGACAGGGAACTAGTCCCCATTTAAAGCATTTACATCCCCCTAGAAACTGTTCGACACCAGTAAGTAGGCCTGCATCTGCAAAAGTGAAGGGCAAACAAGAAGAGATGAGTAGAAGCTCTAGTACGTCTGTGAGGAAGAAGCTTGTATATGGAACAACTAAAGCGTTTAATCTAAGGCTGAAGCAAGTATCTCCACTTAGAGTGAAACGTCGAGAGTGTATGGATTTAATACACAATGAAACACAGTCGAGTATGGCCAAAGAGAAGACTAAGGCGAGTAATAAGATCACAAAGTCGAGCAAAAGAAAAACGGCATTAAAACAGAGCTTCAggctaaatgaaaatgttgagaCAATGATCCAAGGCATCACAGTGGAGTCTGCACTAAAAGAAACAATCacactaaaacagaaaaacctGCATGGGAAGGTTTATGGTAAACAAGACAGACACTCCTCAAGAATGTCAGAGAAATCTTCCCTTTCTGAAAGAAGCTTGAAGTGTATTCACATCCCCTGTGTGGATGTCCCCCCAAACAAAGACGAGAACAAGCATCACAGTGAATCAAGTCAATCACAGTCTGAATCTGACAGGCACACAGACAAAATTGAATCTTCAAGAAGCAGCAGACACAGCAGCCCCAAATCTTCCTTTTCAGACTCCAGTGGGGAAGAAAACGAGGAGGCAGACTACGCTGATGACTTTAACAGTCTCGAACCCAGCGATGCCTTGTCTCCTGACCCCGCAAGTAGCCCCGAGCCCTCCAGAGCCAAGACTCCAAGGTCTCCTGTCCGCCTCGACTTGTGCAACTCTGACCCTGGCTTCCAAGGTCTCCAGAGGAGAGGTGTCCTCCCTATGCCCGTCAAGGCCCCCAGGTCTCCACAGCGTGCTCTGAGGGGCACGCATATCATCAGACCTCGGACCCACGCCTCAGCCCTCAGCTTTTCCTCCGATGATGCTGCTTCCTTGCAAACTACATGCTCCAGAAAACAGATGACAGAGAGTGGTGGAGTGGAAAGGAGCTCTGGCGCTGACAGCTTTATATCATCAAGAGGTCAAATGAGTGAGTCGACCAAGAACAGCAGCCCAGTTCGAGGATTTTCTGCAGAATCGATATCGTCCTTTGAACCGCAGGAGGCAGAGGAACTGGAGGATGAGCTCAGATCTTTGGATTTCAGAAAGGAGTATCAGCATATCTCCAAGCTGGTGGCCAACAAACTCCCTGGTTACACTATGTAA